DNA from Arthrobacter sp. FW305-BF8:
TGCCGGCGCAGAACGAGATCATCGGTGCCACCAACCGAGCCATGGACGCCCAGGATGTTGTCATCTGCGCCGCCGGCTCCCTGCCCGGTGACCTGCACAAGATGTGGCGGGTCCGCGACCCGTTCGGCTACCACGTCGAATACGCCTACTCCTGCATGGGCTACGAGATCCCCGGCGGGCTGGGCGTCAAGCGCGCAGCGCTTGCCGAGGCCGCCAAGGGCGGCGCCCAGCGCGACGTCGTCGTGATGGTGGGGGACGGCTCCTACCTGATGATGCACACCGAACTGGTCACCGCCGTCGCCGAGCGGATCAAGCTGATCGTGGTCCTGATCCAGAACCACGGCTACGCCTCCATCGGCTCGCTGTCTGAATCGCTCGGCTCGCAGCGCTTCGGCACCCAGTACCGCGTCCTGGACGAGGAACAGCACAGCTTCGACGAGGGCGAGACCCTCCCGGTGGACCTGGCCCTGAACGCCGAGTCCCTCGGCGTGAAGGTGATCCGGATCGAGCCCGGGGAGAAGGCCATCGCCGAACTCGAACAGGCCATCCGTGATGCCAAAGCCGCCCCGGAGCGCGGCGGCCCGATCGTGATCCACGTCGAATCCGACCCGCTGCTGGACGCGCCGAGCTCCGAATCCTGGTGGGACGTGCCCGTCTCCGCAGTTTCGGAACTCGACTCCACCAAGCAGGCCTTCCAGACCTACATCGACCACAAGTCCCGCCAGCGCAAGCTGCTCGGCTAGCCTCCCCCACGCTTCACGACAAGCTACAGAGCAAGGAAGTCACCCTTATGTCAACGACGACCGTCACCACCACCATCAACCACTTCATCAACGGCGCGGAGTCTGCCGGCGAGGGCGGCCGCACCACCCCCGTCTACAACCCGGCCACCGGCCAGGTCACCGCCGAGCTGCGCCTGGCCAACCGCGCCGACCTGGACACCACGGTCGCCGCCGCCCGCGCCGCCGCCGACTCCTGGGGCGACATCTCCCTGGCCAAGCGCACGGCCGTGCTGTTCAAGTTCCGCGAACTCGTGGCCGAGCACGTCGATGAACTCGCCGAGCTGATCACGGCAGAGCACGGCAAGGTCATCTCCGACGCCAAGGGCGAGATCGGCCGCGGTCTGGAGGTCATCGAGTTCGCCTGCGGCATCCCGTCCCTGCTCAAGGGCGACTACTCGGACCAGGTCTCCACCGGCATCGACGTGTTCTCCTTCCGCGAACCCCTCGGTGTCGTCGCCGGCATCACGCCGTTCAACTTCCCGGTCATGGTGCCGCTGTGGATGGCGCCGATGGCGATCGCCACCGGCAACGCCTTCATCCTCAAGCCCTCCGAACGCGACCCCTCCGCCTCGCTGCTGCTGGCCAGGCTGTGGAAGGACGCCGGCCTGCCCGATGGCGTGTTCCAGGTCCTGCACGGTGACAAGGAAACGGTCGACGGGCTGCTGTCCCACCCGGATGTGGACGGCATCTCCTTCGTCGGCTCCACTCCGATCGCGAAGTACGTCCACGAGACCGCCACCGCGCACGGCAAGCGCGTCCAGGCACTGGGCGGGGCGAAGAACCACGCCATCATCCTGCCGGACGCCGACCTGGACAACGCCGCGGACCACCTCGCCGCCGCCGCGTTCGGCTCGGCCGGGGAGCGCTGCATGGCGATCTCCGTCGCCGTCGCGGTCGGGGACGCCGCGGACCTGCTGGTCAAGAAGGTCGAAGAGCGCGCTACCGCGGTCAAGGTCGACAACGGCACCGTACCCGGCGCCGAAATGGGCCCGGTCATCACCCCCGCCTCCAAGGAACGCATCGTCAAGATCGTCACCGAAGCCGAAGCAGCGGGCGCCGCGATGGTGGTGGACGGCCGCGACCTCGTCGTCCCCGGCCACGAAGAAGGGTTCTGGGTCGGGCCCACCGTGCTCGACCACGTCAAGACCGAAATGACCGCCTACACCGAGGAGATCTTCGGACCGGTCCTCGTCGTCGTCCGCGTCGATACCCTGGAGGACGGCATCAGGCTGATCAACTCCAACCCCTACGGCAACGGCACCGCAATCTTCACCTCCTCCGGCGCCGCCGCCCGCAAGTTCCAGCGCTCCGTGACCGTCGGCATGATCGGCATCAACGTGCCCCTGCCGGTCCCCGTGGCGTACCACTCCTTCGGCGGCTGGAAGGCCTCCCTCTTCGGCGACAAGCACATCTACGGCCCCGAAGGCGTCTCCTTCTACACCCGCGGCAAGGTCGTCACCTCCCGCTGGCCCGAAACCCACCACGCCTCCGGCGCCTCCTACAACTTCCCCTCCAACTAGCCCCCGTCCCACCCAACTAACTGGCATTAGTTGTCGTTATGAGCCCTCAAAACGACAACAACTGCGAGTCAGTTGGGAAATCTAAGGATTGAGCAATGACAGAGAACAAGCTGATCATCGGCACCGCGCCCGACTCCTGGGGCGTGTGGTTTGCGGATGACCCCAAGCAGACCCCGTGGGAGCGCTTCCTGGACGAGGTGGCCGAGTCCGGCTACAAGTGGATCGAGCTGGGCCCCTACGGCTACCTGCCCAATGACCCCACCCGGCTCGCAGAAGAGCTCAAGCAGCGCGACCTGAAGGTCTGCGCCGGAACCGTCTTTACAGCGTTCCACCGCGGCCTGGACCAGTGGGAGACGGCCTGGGAGCCGGCCCGCAAGGTCGCAGAACTGACCGCGGCCATGGGCGGCGAGCACATCGTGGTCATCCCCGCGATGTGGCGCGACGACGTCACGGGCGAGGCCGTGGAGAGCGGCACGCTCAGCGACAAAGCCTGGAGCGACCTGTTCGCCGGCCACAACCGGCTGGGAAAGACGCTGCTCGAGGACTTCGGCCTCAAGCAGCAGTTCCACTCCCACGCCGACTCGCACGTCGGAGCCCAGGAGGACATCGAAACGCTGCTGGGCGCTACCGATCCGCAGTACCTCAACCTGTGCCTGGACACCGGCCACGCGGAATACTGCGGTGCCTCCAGCCTGGAGCTCATCAAGAACTACCCGGACCGGATCGGGTACCTGCACCTGAAGCAGATCAACCCGGACGTCCTGAAGACGGTCAACGAGGAAAACATGACCTGGGCCGCGGCCAACCTGGCCGGCGTCATGACGGAACCGCCCAACGGCCTGCCGGACCTGCGCGCGGTCATCGAGGCCGTCGAGGCCCTGGACCGGCCGATCTTCGGCATCGTGGAGCAGGACATGTACCCCGTGGCCTTCGACGTTCCCATGCCCATCGCCAAGCGCACCCGCAACTACCTGCTGTCCTGCGGCTCCCGCACCGCGGTCAGCTAGCCTCCGCCCGGCATCCCAAACGTAAGGAAAGAACAATGACTGAAACCCTTCGCGTCGCCGTTATCGGCGCCGGCCGCATGGGCGCGGACCACATCCAGCGCCTCAGCAAGCGCATCCACGGCGCTGAGGTTGCCGCCGTCGTCGACGTTGACCTCGCCCGTGCGCAGGCAGCCATCGAAGGCATCCCCGGTGCCGTTGCCCTGGCCGACGCCGAAGAGGCGCTGAACAACGGCGACGTCAACGCCGTCCTCATCGCCACACCCGGCTTCCTGCACGAGGAGATCCTGCTCAAGGCCATCGCCAAGGACATTCCCATCCTCTGCGAAAAGCCGCTGACGCCGGATGCCGAGTCGTCCTGGAAGATTGTCCAGGCTGAGGAGAAGCTGGGCCACAAGCGGATCCAGGTGGGCTTCATGCGCCGCTTCGACGCTGAATACGCGGCCCTCGGCTCGGTCATCCGCGACCGCGAACTGGGCGAACTGCTCATGCTGCACCACCAGCACCGCAACCCCAGCACGCCCGCGGGCTTCACCAACGAGATGCTCATCAACGACTCCGTGGTCCATGAGTTCGACGCCATCCGCTTCTTCACGGGCGAAGAGATCACGTCCGTGCAGGTCCGGCTCGGCAAGGCCACGAAGAACGCCCCGGCCGGACAGCACGATCCGCAGCACGTCCTGATCGA
Protein-coding regions in this window:
- a CDS encoding CoA-acylating methylmalonate-semialdehyde dehydrogenase, whose translation is MSTTTVTTTINHFINGAESAGEGGRTTPVYNPATGQVTAELRLANRADLDTTVAAARAAADSWGDISLAKRTAVLFKFRELVAEHVDELAELITAEHGKVISDAKGEIGRGLEVIEFACGIPSLLKGDYSDQVSTGIDVFSFREPLGVVAGITPFNFPVMVPLWMAPMAIATGNAFILKPSERDPSASLLLARLWKDAGLPDGVFQVLHGDKETVDGLLSHPDVDGISFVGSTPIAKYVHETATAHGKRVQALGGAKNHAIILPDADLDNAADHLAAAAFGSAGERCMAISVAVAVGDAADLLVKKVEERATAVKVDNGTVPGAEMGPVITPASKERIVKIVTEAEAAGAAMVVDGRDLVVPGHEEGFWVGPTVLDHVKTEMTAYTEEIFGPVLVVVRVDTLEDGIRLINSNPYGNGTAIFTSSGAAARKFQRSVTVGMIGINVPLPVPVAYHSFGGWKASLFGDKHIYGPEGVSFYTRGKVVTSRWPETHHASGASYNFPSN
- a CDS encoding sugar phosphate isomerase/epimerase family protein: MTENKLIIGTAPDSWGVWFADDPKQTPWERFLDEVAESGYKWIELGPYGYLPNDPTRLAEELKQRDLKVCAGTVFTAFHRGLDQWETAWEPARKVAELTAAMGGEHIVVIPAMWRDDVTGEAVESGTLSDKAWSDLFAGHNRLGKTLLEDFGLKQQFHSHADSHVGAQEDIETLLGATDPQYLNLCLDTGHAEYCGASSLELIKNYPDRIGYLHLKQINPDVLKTVNEENMTWAAANLAGVMTEPPNGLPDLRAVIEAVEALDRPIFGIVEQDMYPVAFDVPMPIAKRTRNYLLSCGSRTAVS
- a CDS encoding Gfo/Idh/MocA family protein, whose protein sequence is MTETLRVAVIGAGRMGADHIQRLSKRIHGAEVAAVVDVDLARAQAAIEGIPGAVALADAEEALNNGDVNAVLIATPGFLHEEILLKAIAKDIPILCEKPLTPDAESSWKIVQAEEKLGHKRIQVGFMRRFDAEYAALGSVIRDRELGELLMLHHQHRNPSTPAGFTNEMLINDSVVHEFDAIRFFTGEEITSVQVRLGKATKNAPAGQHDPQHVLIETESGVLADVEIYVNAKFGYEVATQASFEDGIVSIGGDSGPYLRSNGRWGGKVTPGFEERFGAAYDVEIQAWVDAALRGEIGGPSAWDGYATAACCEAGVEAQKNGEKVAVKLNAKPALYS